The genomic segment TTCCAGCTGGTCAACATCGACCACCACTCCACCGGCCGCAACTACGCCCACGTGAACTGGATCGACCGCGACGCAGCCAGCGTGGGAGAGCTGGTCCACCGGCTGATCAAGGCGTCGGGCGTCGCCGTTACGCCCGAGATGGCCACCTGCCTCTACATCACCGTGCTCACCGATACGGGCGGATTCTGCTACGGCAACACCAGCGCATCCACCTTCGCGCTGGCCGGGGAACTGGTGCAGGCCGGGGCTGACCCGATCCGGATCGCCCAGGAAGTCTATTTTTCGACTGCCACTTCAAAGCTGCTGCTGCTGGGCGCGGCCCTGAGCAATCTGAAGCGGGAAGGCCGCCTGGCCTGGCTCTCGGTAAGCCACCAGGACATGGTGAGGACCTGCGCCGCTGAAGAAGACTGCGAAGGCATTGTGAACTACGCCGTGTCGATCGCCGGCGTGGAAGCCGCCATTTTCCTGCGGGAGCTGCCGGAAGGGCGCATCCGCGCCAGCCTGCGCAGCAAGGGAGGGGTGGACGTCGCCTCGATTGCTCAGGGGCTGGGCGGCGGCGGACACGAGAATGCGGCGGGTGTCACTCTGGACGGCCCTTTGCCGCGGGCGCTCGATGAAATCCTCGCTGCGCTGCGGCCTTGCGTAGCGCAGCATCTGCCCAAACATGAAGAATTACCGTGGGATCCACGAGGATAAATTGAACCTGAATTCAGGCTGAACCTATATCGATCTGTTAGCCTTTTGCCATCGAAAGGAAAACCGGCCCGCGGTACCCGCGAGCCGTGCCTCTGCCGGCGCAGTGCAGTGCATTCCGCATCGCCCGCGCCGCTTGAACGCCCTGAGCTCCGGAAAAGCCAGCGGCGTGCTTTGGAGAAGTTCTCGAAGTGGAGACCTACCTGGAACCATCTGCTCCGGTTTCGCCTGAAGGCCGGCACACGCGGCTGCCCGCATGGAGCACCGTATGCGAAGCGGCAGTCTTGGCCGTTTTCGCCATCTTCTTTATTGCCTATGGAGAGACCCCGGCGCTGGGCGGCGCGGGTCTGGGCCTGGTTGGGGCAGACGAGCCTCGGTACGCGCAGATCGCCCACGAAATGCTGCAGCGTTTCGAATCCGCCGACACCGTAAAAGCCAAGCTGAGTGCCTGCGTCACGCCGTTTCTCTACGGCCGCCCCTGGCTGGAGAAGCCCGCTCTCTACTACTGGCGCGCCATGTTCGTCTTCCAGGAGTTCGGCGTGCATGACTGGAGCGCGCGCCTGCCCT from the Occallatibacter riparius genome contains:
- a CDS encoding DHH family phosphoesterase; its protein translation is MSLSDHGSAPGNGAASNNGWFPCHGEPGWVPEDPLAAILDILRQGERFLVCSHSRPDGDAVGSMLAMGVLIQKLGKRVDLVAADRVPNIYRGVPGADAIHFAMRVHGPYDAVIVLECDSTERTGLRGLEEFQLVNIDHHSTGRNYAHVNWIDRDAASVGELVHRLIKASGVAVTPEMATCLYITVLTDTGGFCYGNTSASTFALAGELVQAGADPIRIAQEVYFSTATSKLLLLGAALSNLKREGRLAWLSVSHQDMVRTCAAEEDCEGIVNYAVSIAGVEAAIFLRELPEGRIRASLRSKGGVDVASIAQGLGGGGHENAAGVTLDGPLPRALDEILAALRPCVAQHLPKHEELPWDPRG